One stretch of Prunus persica cultivar Lovell chromosome G1, Prunus_persica_NCBIv2, whole genome shotgun sequence DNA includes these proteins:
- the LOC18788770 gene encoding F-box/kelch-repeat protein At1g22040, whose amino-acid sequence MGTILSLNHSRTRGNEPYEVLQSAPCKRPRLSSSFYEKNPRLIPCLPDEISIQILSRIPRIHYLKLKSVSRTWKATILSAELFSLRKEMGTTEEWLYILTKVANDKLIWYALDPLAGRWQRLPPMPNVSREDESRKGLAALRMWNMAGSSIRITDVIMGWLGRKDAMDQMPFCGCSVGAVDGCLYVLGGFSKASALRCAWRYNPVTNSWSESSPMSIGRAYCKTGILDDKLYAVGGVTRGHGGLTPLQSAEVFDPKTGVWSQIPSMPFTKAQVLPTAFLADLLKPIATGLTSYRGRLFVPQSLYCWPFFVDVGGEVYDPEANSWVEMPIGLGEGWPARQAGTKMSATVDGELYALDPSSSPDNAKIKVYDYLADDWKVVAEDVPVRDFTESESPYLLAGFLGKLHVITKDANRNIAVLQVYVQNNVASISAASSSSLVDRIEHAERPTESELDLWKVIATRSAPAAELVSCLVLDI is encoded by the coding sequence ATGGGGACTATTTTGAGCTTGAACCATTCCAGGACTAGAGGGAATGAACCTTATGAGGTTTTACAGAGTGCACCATGCAAGAGGCCAAGGTTGTCTTCAAGCTTTTATGAGAAAAACCCAAGATTGATTCCCTGCCTTCCTGACGAGATATCTATTCAGATTCTTTCCAGAATACCTAGGATCCActatttgaaattgaagtCGGTGTCAAGGACCTGGAAAGCCACTATTTTGAGTGCTGAacttttctctttgagaaaagaGATGGGAACAACAGAGGAATGGCTTTATATATTAACAAAGGTCGCAAATGATAAGCTCATATGGTATGCTCTTGATCCTCTGGCCGGAAGATGGCAAAGGTTGCCACCAATGCCAAATGTTTCTCGTGAAGATGAATCTAGGAAGGGTTTAGCTGCCCTTAGAATGTGGAATATGGCAGGCTCAAGTATCAGGATTACAGATGTCATCATGGGTTGGCTTGGGAGGAAGGATGCAATGGATCAAATGCCATTTTGTGGTTGCTCTGTTGGGGCTGTTGATGGCTGCCTCTATGTGCTAGGGGGATTTTCCAAGGCTTCAGCCCTGAGATGTGCATGGCGATATAACCCAGTTACAAACTCTTGGAGTGAATCAAGTCCAATGTCAATTGGTAGAGCTTATTGTAAGACAGGCATCTTAGATGATAAGCTTTATGCTGTTGGAGGGGTTACTAGGGGTCATGGTGGATTGACCCCTCTTCAATCAGCTGAAGTATTTGATCCAAAAACAGGTGTGTGGTCCCAAATACCAAGCATGCCCTTTACGAAAGCTCAGGTCTTACCAACTGCATTTTTGGCTGATCTGCTCAAGCCTATTGCTACTGGATTGACTTCATACAGGGGAAGGTTGTTTGTTCCACAGAGTTTATACTGCTGGCCCTTTTTTGTTGATGTTGGAGGAGAGGTTTATGATCCAGAGGCGAATTCATGGGTTGAAATGCCAATTGGCTTGGGGGAGGGTTGGCCGGCAAGACAGGCAGGGACGAAAATGAGTGCCACTGTTGATGGTGAATTGTATGCACTGGATCCTTCTAGTTCTCCTGATAATGCGAAGATCAAGGTATACGATTACCTAGCTGATGATTGGAAAGTTGTTGCAGAAGATGTTCCAGTTCGTGACTTCACTGAATCAGAGTCTCCCTATTTGCTTGCTGGATTCCTTGGGAAGCTTCATGTGATCACAAAGGATGCCAATCGAAATATTGCTGTTCTGCAGGTGTATGTGCAGAATAATGTTGCTTCCATCTCAGCAGCTTCATCCTCATCACTCGTTGACCGCATTGAACATGCTGAACGACCAACAGAATCAGAACTAGATCTTTGGAAGGTAATTGCCACGAGGAGTGCACCGGCGGCTGAACTGGTTAGCTGTCTGGTCCTTGATATTTGA